The Camelina sativa cultivar DH55 chromosome 16, Cs, whole genome shotgun sequence sequence NNNNNNNNNNNNNNNNNNNNNNNNNNNNNNNNNNNNNNNNNNNNNNNNNNNNNNNNNNNNNNNNNNNNNNNNNNNNNNNNNNNNNNNNNNNNNNNNNNNNNNNNNNNNNNNNNNNNNNNNNNNNNNNNNNNNNNNNNNNNNNNNNNNNNNNNNNNNNNNNNNNNNNNNNNNNNNNNNNNNNNNNNNNNNNNNNNNNNNNNNNNNNNNNNNNNNNNNNNNNNNNNNNNNNNNNNNNNNNNNNNNNNNNNNNNNNNNNNNNNNNNNNNNNNNNNNNNNNNNNNNNNNNNNNNNNNNNNNNNNNNNNNNNNNNNNNNNNNNNNNNNNNNNNNNTCTTGGGGGGAGATTCCCATGGAATTGCCCAATGATGAAGGGTTCCCATCTTTTAAGATTTCGGGTGATAACTTCATTTGGGATTTTGACACACAACTCACCAGATTCAAGTGTGAACACCTCACCTTTCTTTGTCATCGTACCTGAGGGATCCTTTAACAGATCGACCCAGAGGGGTCTAGCTTTGGACTGGGCTTGGTCCTCCTGAGGGAGCGAGACTGAGTCAAGGATCTGGGTTTTAGATGTTGAATCCAAGGGAGGCGTATCTGATTTCGCCTTGGAGGCCGGGATAGCAACTCCAGAGGCAGAGCTATCCTCGAAAACCGGAGAAGTCTGGGACGAAACTGTGGGAGCTGGCGGTTCCTTCAGCGTCGGGGCACAGACTGACGGACCGATGGAACCTGCAGTCGGGGGAGGAGGGGGGCGGGAGGAAGGAGGCTTCGGTGGAGGTTTTGCCGGGGAACGACGTTTCTTTGCCATTGCGCGGAAGGAGGGATGTGCGGCCGCCGAGAACGGCAACGGCGGGAGCTAGGGTTGACTATCGCCTTTCGCCTTGAGGTGTTGAAGTATTCACTTAGTGTTTGTCCCGCCACTCTTCCTTTCTTTACTTTGTTCTGTTTAAAGTTTACCCAACCAATAgtaatcctcttttttttttttttttttttttatattcaatgcatcaattctaatccttttttttggttcttacGGTTGCAGGAACTCCATGGCAAGGACGAACCAGCATGCATGAGTCATCTTCAATAGCTTTAACGGAAGTTTCTAAGCAGGTACGTAACTTCTTTTGACCCTTAGAAAAAGTTCTATGTGTGCATAAAACACTTGATTTCATGCCATCTGACATGCATCTGTTTTCCTCGTACACAGAACAATGTTTGGAGGCCTCACCTTATGCTGCAAAAAATGCTAAGAGCTTGTCTTTATAAAGCAAAAACTACTGCGTAACTTGAGCAACAAAAAGGCAGCAAAGTTCAAAGCAATACCTTTGAACAGGAAGGTAGAAGGTAATATTGGAATGGTGTGTTTTATAAGTTTATGGTACTATTTactgaatttttaatatttatagtgACCTTCAGTTCTACTCTTGACTGACTTTTTTATGATACCatatttgttttgattgtaGGTGGGAAGAACAGCAAAAGCTGAGGCATGTTTCTCTTGGATTCTGTGAAAGAGGTATGTGTGTGTATCTATTCCAACGATGATTTATTGACTCTCACTgatggtttgaagaatgaataagttttataacatatatatatatatatatatgtgatacgTAAATTCCTTACTTTTATCCTTGAATTGGTACTTGGTAATAATTATTTGATTCTTATAACAGTGGCTAGGTGCTCTTCTAGTCGCCTTTGAATTGTTATGAGTGTACAATGATTGTTTTTCTACATTCTTTTGGTATCAAGGGAGTGTTCCTTCTGGTTTGTATTGCAGCCTATCATTTTGGCTATGGTTGTACTGGTGACATTCCTCTTGACCTACTACCGGGATCTGGTACACGGGTTTGATTGAAAGTGGACTAGACATTGTTcatttatgtgatttggtggaTATTTGAATTAGTTTGAATGATTTTTCGCTTTTTATCCTTTCATTGTTAGGTATACAGGATTTGAAGAAGCAAGAGAATGAGCTTCCAAGCCAAAGAAGCTGAGCTTAAACGACGAAAGCAGGTGAAACTTTACTCAAGCATCACCTTTACAGTTCCTGAAGAAATTTCGTTTTGTTCAAGAGGCATCTTTTACAACTTTTTGTGATTAAGGAAAGCCGTTGAAAGGTGTCTTGTGTATTTTTTTCAGGTGATGATTTATTTTCTCTCGTTGTACGATCCGAAGCGGAAAGAGGATATTGCTGCACAAGGTACATATCTTTTTTGCACCTTTTGCAGTACTGTTATTTGGAGAATTTGACTTTAGTGTTACATGCAACTTATGATTGATGTCTCTGTCTTGTGTATCTTTTGTTTTCGGTTGATTCTTTATTTTGCCTTTGTGTAGGATCTGAAGTAGAGAGAGGAAGCTGCTGCACAAGGTACacatctaatatattttctgCACCTGTTGCAATACTGCTACTTAGAAGATTTGAATTCAGAGTTATATGTAACTTATGATATGTGTGATGTGCTGCTGCCTAAGGTACATATCTTTTCTGCGCATGGTGCAATACTGAAAAGTGTAGAGTGAgataatttggttttgtttgtttgtttgttgtttctctATATGGATTGGATTGAAGATGATATATGCAGGGTTCCCATTATTATAGATGCTCATGTGGTTTTTTTAGTCTTCATCACTTTAGAACAGACTCGATCGTAACTATGTGAATCTGGaacttattcttttttttgttttctcttgcaGGAATTTTATCTTTAAACAATGGCAAGGGAGGGCTCTGTAGAGAGACATCTTCTATTGCTTTAAagataacataaaataaagagCTCAAATTATTCTACGTACGATGAACtgaaacactatatatataaacgggAAAAAGGGAAGTAAAAAATGTCGAGAAATCACAATATTGAACAAAGGTATTTAAATCAATACATTCAAACACACACCCTGAAAACAAAGGTATTTTAAATCAATACGTTCAAACACACACCCTGAAATAATGTTATGTGTATACTACTAGTCATAagtatcatttttgttttgttgctaaGTCAATCAAAAGAATACTATTAAGAAGCCAAACAAGCTTCCCAAAACACTCGGTTCTTTTCAATCTCACTAACCAATCTCTCCTCACTTCCCGTCGAAGATGAATCACGGTCTCTCCTCTCCGACCATCTCCGATAACTATTCACCTCTCCCTCTCCATCATCGTGATCCTCATTCTCTCCGGCgacttcaccttcttcttctttttgaccaaCCAGGTCCAGATCAGTTGACCTTCTCGTCCTTTGACTCGTTGACGACGGCTCGCACCTGCATGACTCAGCATCATCACCATGATCTTCACGACCTTTCGAATCATCGCCTTCGTGGCCATGTTCCTCCTGATGATGGCTCTCGGAATCCCCAGATGCTTCGAACAGAAAAAATGGTGACACTTCGACGACGTTGTTCTTCGTGTtcattcttcttgattttttttttctttttctttttctttgtttcttggaaaATGACAAAAACACAGGCACAAAGCTTAAACAAATCTCTCTTAAATTacatgtgtaatatatatatctaagaagaTGGTAAAAGAAGAGATAACCTTGCTAAATCAGATTTCTTGGGCGCTTTaataaagttattatttttataatctaaAACCTAACAGAGAAATAGATTATGTGGGATTCGGTTTCTAGAAGGTATGCAATTTGTAAGTTGAAAACAGTCAAATAGAGTTGTAGTACTGTTCCATTAATTAATGGATAAACAAGCAAATTAATCTAATTCATACATATGACAATAGAAACTATTGATTTGATCCCATATATACTTGAATTGTTATCTTATTAGCAACTAGAATTATATTTTCACTCATTATCTTAATTACTATATTTCAAACAGAATAATGATCCAACAATACCTAAATTtgagtttccttttctttcctcTCTAATTTGTTTCATGTCTTCTAGAAAGTCTGAGAGACCAAATTACATGATCTGCGTACGTCCAAGTGTCAAAAATATGAGTGTTAGATTGTCTCACGCTAATAATGATGTGGCACAATAATTGACACAATCGAACGATCCATTCattatttaataatacaaaCATACTTTACGTGAATGCACAAATATACAAGTGTGACATTGTGAGCCTATACACGAACCCGACAATCGTGGTTTGGTAGTTAACGGTTGACTGGGCTATACTATACGCAGGCAGAAACTTGGGAGAAGATATGAATTTTGctcacagatttttttttttttttttttaaatggcttTGCTAACTCACTGGACTTATACTTTACGGGCATATGCTAATGGGTCTCACGAGGCCCTTGTTATAATGAATACGAAACTATTATCGTTTAAAGCTTTTAGGTGATATATAAAGTAAAGTGATGATATTATCATGAATCATATGATACTAGAATAGATGGGGATGATACGAGAGACGAGTGGTCCAGTTTACATGAAATTAAATGGTCCAAAAAGAAAAGGCtgagaaaaaattatatggtgTGTCTCTTGGAGGACCACATTCCTCGATCACGCCATTTATTGAATCAAATCTATTacattatatagttttgttttgtttctttactcagacaaatatatttccaaattaAATGCTTAAAGGTAGTATAaagtatatacatattttcACAAATGAAATTGATAGTTCAGTAGCAGCAAaagtattaaaagaaaaaaaaacataaataagtgGTCCTATAAAAACTTTACAATAATGGCAAATGTTGTTAGCTCTCTTGCTAGTCCTCGTTATCTTCCTAAGCGCATGCAACGGTAACATATATGGCTTATACGTATTTTCATACTATATAACTAGTGATCCAgaacttttgtgtttttttttctccttttcttttcgtGTATCAAACAAACGTGGTAAATGCATTGCTTGACATCTTTCCCCTCTTTtcgttttcaaacaaaaaaaaatcgtaaaatcGAGTATTAAGTAATTTGTTATGTCGGTAGCTAGTTTTCATCTATTCTGGTTGTTCTTATCATAGTAATTACAATTGATATGACTCTTCTACTCCATCTGTTCCCCTGCGATTAGATGTATATACGCAGGTAATgaaatgatgaattgatgatccCTCTTATCAATCTATTTTGAACAAAATCTTTTATGTGAAGACAGGGTAATCAATCATATTTGACTATTTTAGTTGGATCAATAAATAGAGTTGCAATACTATATatcaagtttgtgtttttttttctttaacttaaAATCAATTGATATTTGATAATAGATGAACTTATCTcttgaatattattttagacCCTTCATAACTTTTAATGTggtatcaaaaataaaatctcattGCGATGTAGTATCAGTTATTCAACATGCAATATGTGATTAATAATTATGGTCCCAATGTCTTAATACGATagattttcatgttttctaaaTCTAATATGATAATGAATATATCATATTAagtattgatttctttttcGTTTGTGAAAGGAATCAGGATACGTAATAAAGTTTCGAAAGGAGATTGTGAACATGTTAGCCCATCAGCATTTATAGTAGATGATGAGTGGAGGGAGTACTCCTGCTCATGGATCACGAATCGTGATTCACGATCAATAAAGCTTCCGTGATTTCGTTTGTGTGCGTTTTAAGTTGCTGGTGGAGTGTTTGATCCCtacatttgttgttttttttacttttttgtattataatttttggccacatatttattaattattagataTATGCCTCATACTAATAATTCTCTTGGATCCGCCCCTGATCGTAACTATATCCGGGGTTCATATTAATTTTACGATTTACAGTTTTGAGATGTCCGCAAACGCAAGCTGTTCATTTGTAACAATTTTGAAATCGttcaataacaaataaaaaaagtcagTTAGCAAAGTTTACACGAGCCtatattttggaatttaaatATTGTTTCCTTATATAATATAGATGATGGAATCAAACATATGTTGCtcagtctgtttttttttttttcatatagtCCGTGTgaacataataaaacaaaataaataaattagaaggcttcataaaggaatacaaagtaaaaaagaggtaaaacatgaattaaaaaaaaaacaatgtatttGGTCGCTAAACCTAATACATTTGTAATTTAGTGGAACCACCAAACACTTCATCGAAATTACATCCCACCGAACCAATCAATATACACTTAACAAAATCTGGGGATGgattttgtttattcatttatttgaaAACTTTATAATCCCTGGTCTAACTCAATTTTACttaatattaaaatcttaaataaattatagagtaaTAAAATGATGTTTGGTTCGTTGAATCATAGAAAAACATGTTCATCTCATGGCCTGTTTTCACACTAACTTAATCTTTCACAAAACATAGGAGGAAAGAAAACTGTAGATTCTTTTTGAGATAGCCGTGAGTGATGATAATTAAGAGATGCATCTAGACACGTGTAATATAATGATTAGACATGCTTATTAAGATTTGTATTGAAAAAGTTATGATTGCTAAAAGTGTCCGTCAACGTTAAAGGAACCGACCAATGAGTTTATAACACGCACGTTAGAATTAAGATGAGAGACTGAACATTCAACATTGGATtggattcaaagaaaaaaagaaaaaaaaaaaaaaaaaaaaaaaaNGATTTGTATAATAACTTTTTCGGAAAATCAACCGCAAAATTAcagtataaaatatatgtaatagctTGAGGATTTCTTCAAGACCCTTAcataattttttcctttttcttttaggcATTACTAGTTATGTTCGTAGAATACCTTAAGTTTAGTTAAAAGGGGTTTGCcgttaaaaaaaaggaaaaagaattgCATAAGCACATAACGTTTCACACATTATCCAGAATCAACACTATTcactgttatttattttaataaaacaaacttttaaaaaattgtgatcGGACAAAACAGAAGACTCGACGTCCACCCCACCTACTCACTCCCCCCAACCCTACTTTATGGCCCCCACTAGCTCGGCCCATTGGGCCTTTCTTAACTAATGGCAAAATAATTACcgaatatttttccttttttttttttttttttttttgcctgcTTTTTCTATATCAGTTTGTcgttatttaaaaaaaccatCCCCATCCCTTTTTTATaaagtaagtattttttttgttataccaTTTATCGCTCCTTATTTAGCATTCTAACTTCTAAATAAATGGATATCTATGTATAATTATGGTAAACCAAAATGCGTTGActaaaaaagtatattacatACCCACCTTAGAATGATGTGGTTTCCATGCGTAACCATGAACCAtccaatattaattaaaagaaaaaaaagtttacaatgGAAAAGTATAGTTGCGTGACGTACATTTGCAATATGGAGaataaaataatacagaaaaagttggaaaacaaaaaagtaatactACTATAGTAGTAAAATCGTGTGATTGCGAGGGACACAAGTTAGAGAAATTATAAAGCGAACATATCACAATTTTAATTGGTCAGAATTTGACAAATCATATAAACGATATAGAGGAagagaacaattaaaaataaaatagaaaaaaatgaaagcgAAAAGGGAAGGATGGCTTCCACTAACGGAGAGGTCATTATATTCAACACACACATTGACACATACATAAACATAATCCAAGTTAGCTTTTCAAATCACGTGCCACTTTACTTGTACACCACCTCTTCATTAATCGCATAATCACTCATAATCATCATCTCTATCTTACATAAACACtcgttttttattattattctttttaatgtCTACACATGCATGCCCGCCCCGCACATATACTTCTATGATTCTTAGTTTCTTACATAATGTAGTAGTATGATAGTATAATTTTTCATTCACAGTTGGATCTCTAATATCGCTTCTGAagaagttttttatttaatcttaaaaCATACTTAGGGAGATAATTATTACTAGTCTTATTATACAGCAAAGTGCAAGCTAGTTTGAGTACGAAACCCGAGGAGAAATAAGAGAGAGATTCGCGGGGGAGCCATGCGTGGGTTTATTATTCTAATCATAtccttaaaattttaattattaattaatcaatgCCCTCTAACTTTAATAGTATCCAATTACTAGAATTAATTAAATTGTAGTTTCCCTTTTCTCTGACgacattttttttgaaaactaaataaaatcatCGGGGTAATTACGTGCAAGACAACTCAGCTCCCCACTTCTCCCATCTgacctctttgttttttttcctaattatcTCTCTCTCGTTACTACCTTTAATGTCCCCGAGCACTTATAAACTTAATTACActgaaaaaatggaaataatcagaattattttctttttaataaaaattattcgTAAATACTCCAAAGTTAACTGTtgaacattagaaaaaaaactaattttaacattcaaaagaaaaaaagagaaaaaggttgCCAACATTTGTTTAGAGTAGTAGAGTATGGTTAAAAGGCGGATTAACGGTCAGGATCTTGTGTAAGGTGAGGTTGAAAGAGAGGAGCATAAAACTGTTTGATTTGTGACATCTTTATTTAGAGAGGACAGACCTATCAACTCCATGCTGTGACACTGCCACCATAGCCCATCATACACTGTTTCTCCTCATCATACCCTTCCTtcgaatttatatttttaacccTGGTGGGTGGGAACGTTACATAGGCTTTGTGAGAGATGAAGAGGGGCATATTCGTCATATTTCCTAGCCTATTTCGTTTCCTTTTTTAGAGATTAAAACCGATGGACGTGCGACAAAACCcgaactaattttatttttttagaccGATTCAGACAAACGAGGTATTGTATTGTATGCAATAATAATTTCAGATTAACTTATTAAGAATTGATGGTATCAACTATCAACtgctagtagtagtagtaattttgttttagtaacGATTGTGTGTGTGCATGTCCGTACACAGTAAAAAAGGAGTCCTAGATCTGACGGtcgtgattaaaaaaaaaatgcgacGCTTGCACCTTTCTTCTGTactgttaattttttatattattattcaaaattttcagtatccatattctctctttcttttgcgtttttttttttatattttcataaaaagttgcacactttCAATTATTGGATACTTCTTCCCTCGcgtaactcttttctttttacaataaTAGTACTAGTTTCgaatacaaataataataaacttttttttttctggactCTGCAAAACGAAaagatatttattatatatatatataataattatcataTCCCACAAATTCTACGAAACAGATTTatgttatgttaattaatttcatCGTTCAACTGTGGTTATTACACTTTAGACACGTGAAAGAAACTACGACTACACTTTCTTTGGTCGAATTTTGTtacatttgaataaaaaattaagaagtgaacaataataatatatcgaAGGTTAACGAAATAAATGGTGGGTAAATAAAAcgtgaaataaataattatatactcCATGGACATAAAACAGTAGATTGCTCTCAGATGCTCACATCAAAGCATGATTGGACGGGTGTGATGTCATCATAAATATAACACTGtggcttccttttttttttttttttggtaccgTCAGattcaaaaaaagttaaaattattttaattttaatattctgTATGTGGTCCCCGCAATTTACGGGGCTTCCCCCCTCATATCCAGCCGTGCATCGCGTATCATTAGATTCCCTCTTCCCATACACCTTACCGCACCCTATCATCTTCTCTTACTCTCGCGATATAGTGAGAGACAGAGCCTACTACTACTAATATATCGTCTCTCGTATCGTCCCGTTTTCTGCGGCTGCTCCTTGTTCTTCTCTCTGGCCTGGCACAGTCGATAAGATAATCTCCCGCTTGCATTCAATCAGACGGCTGGTATTTGAAGTGTAAAAGACACGTGGCAAGATCAGAATCGACAATCACAATCACCGAAAAGGCTCACATGGATAAGTTTGACCATGGTTAACCAATTTAACCCAACCATGGTTTGCTTTTTAACTTGACCTCCTCCTGCCTTCCTCCTCCTATCCCATCCTCTTCTCTtaccactctctctctcttcttcttcttcttcttcttcttcttcatctttgtttctttcttctttgaaaCTAGTACTAGACTCTAGATTCATGGCGCCTCAGATCTAAAAACCTTTGAAACTTGTTCATCGAAGTATTTTATTCTCTGTCTGGTTTGACCGGGGGTTGGAATCGTCGCATTGAGATCTCGGGGGTTATTTGCAATGCAGAAGCGAGTAGCCTTGTCGTTCCCAGAAGAGGTGCTCGAGCACGTGTTTTCGTTTATACACCTAGATAAGGATAGGAACTCGGTGTCTCTGGTGTGCAAGTCATGGTACGAGATCGAGCGGTGGTGCCGGAGGAAAGTGTTCATCGGGAACTGTTACGCCGTGAGTCCATCGACGGTGATAAGGAGGTTCCCGAAAGTGAGATCCGTGGAGCTGAAGGGGAAGCCTCACTTCGCAGACTTTAATTTGGTGCCTGAAGGATGGGGAGGCTACGTGTACCCATGGATAGAGGCCATGTCATCGTCGTACACGTGGCTGGAAGAGATAAGGCTGAAGAGGATGGTGGTGAGCGACGAGTGCTTAGAGCTCATAGCCAAGTCGTTTAAGAATTTTAAGGTTCTTGTGCTTTCTTCCTGTGAAGGCTTCTCCACCGATGGTCTCGCTGCTATCGCTTCCACTTGCAGGtcttctttcattctttctttctatatttcctctgattctgattctctcttttgtgtttctgTTCCCTTTTGCCTTTAGGAAGCATATAATTAATAGCAAATTGTTCGATTTGATTTTGTGAAATTCATTCATGATCTACGTAACTCTCTCGATTATAGCAAATTCTCATGTATGTGCTCTGGTCTTTGTGATGAATTCTTTTTCGGTTTGGGTCAAGATTTTGCGTATCTTATAGAAGAAAGATGTTTCTGAAGATTCTGAATAAGAAAGAGcctctcttcatctttttttatatgacGGTGGTATTTTCTCGTTATATTCCTTTGGATTCATTCGCTCTCTCTAATGAATCTCCTGAGGTGGGAAATCTAGTCAATTTTTGCGATatatgtttacttttctttttcttttNNNNNNNNNNNNNNNNNNNNNNNNNNNNNNNNNNNNNNNNNNNNNNNNNNNNNNNNNNNNNNNNNNNNNNNNNNNNNNNNNNNNNNNNNNNNNNNNNNNNNNNNNNNNNNNNNNNNNNNNNNNNNNNNNNNNNNNNNNNNNNNNNNNNNNNNNNNNNNNNNNNNNNNNNNNNNNNNNNNNNNNNNNNNNNNNNNNNNNNNNNNNNNNNNNNNNNNNNNNNNNNNNNNNNNNNNNNNNNNNNNNNNNNNNNNNNNNNNNNNNNNNNNNNNNNNNNNNNNNNNNNNNNNNNNNNNNNNNNNNNNNNNNNNNNNNNNNNNNNNNNNNNNNNNNNNNNNNNNNNNNNNNNNNNNNNNNNNNNNNNNNNNNNNNNNNNNNNNNNNNNNNNNNNNNNNNNNNNNNNNNNNNNNNNNNNNNNNNNNNNNNNNNNNNNNNNNNNNNNNNNNNNNNNNNNNNNNNNNNNNNNNNNNNNNNNNNNNNNNNNNNNNNNNNNNNNNNNNNNNNNNNNNNNNNNNNNNNNNNNNNNNNNNNNNNNNNNNNNNNNNNNNNNNNNNNNNNNNNNNNNNNNNNNNNNNNNNNNNNNNNNNNNNNNNNNNNNNNNNNNNNNNNNNNNNNNNNNNNNNNNNNNNNNNNNNNNNNNNNNNNNNNNNNNNNNNNNNNNNNNNNNNNNNNNNNNNNNNNNNNNNNNNNNNNNNNNNNNNNNNNNNNNNNNNNNNNNNNNNNNNNNNNNNNNNNNNNNNNNNNNNNNNNNNNNNNNNNNNNNNNNNNNNNNNNNNNNNNNNNNNNNNNNNNNNNNNNNNNNNNNNNNNNNNNNNNNNNNNNNNNNNNNNNNNNNNNNNNNNNNNNNNNNNNNNNNNNNNNNNNNNNNNNNNNNNNNNNNNNNNNNNNNNNNNNNNNNNNNNNNNNNNNNNNNNNNNNNNNNNNNNNNNNNNNNNNNNNNNNNNNNNNNNNNNNNNNNNNNNNNNNNNNNNNNNNNNNNNNNNNNNNNNNNNNNNNNNNNNNNNNNNNNNNNNNNNNNNNNNNNNNNNNNNNNNNNNNNNNNNNNNNNNNNNNNNNNNNNNNNNNNNNNNNNNNNNNNNNNNNNNNNNNNNNNNNNNNNNNNNNNNNNNNNNNNNNNNNNNNNNNNNNNNNNNNNNNNNNNNNNNNNNNNNNNNNNNNNNNNNNNNNNNNNNNNNNNNNNNNNNNNNNNNNNNNNNNNNNNNNNNNNNNNNNNNNNNNNNNNNNNNNNNNNNNNNNNNNNNNNNNNNNNNNNNNNNNNNNNNNNNNNNNNNNNNNNNNNNNNNNNNNNNNNNNNNNNNNNNNNNNNNNNNNNNNNNNNNNNNNNNNNNNNNNNNNNNNNNNNNNNNNNNNNNNNNNNNNNNNNNNNNNNNNNNNNNNNNNNNNNNNNNNNNNNNNNNNNNNNNNNNNNNNNNNNNNNNNNNNNNNNNNNNNNNNNNNNNNNNNNNNNNNNNNNNNNNNNNNNNNNNNNNNNNNNNNNNNNNNNNNNNNNNNNNNNNNNNNNNNNNNNNNNNNNNNNNNNNNNNNNNNNNNNNNNNNNNNNNNNNNNNNNNNNNNNNNNNNNNNNNNNNNNNNNNNNNNNNNNNNNNNNNNNNNNNNNNNNNNNNNNNNNNNNNNNNNNNNNNNNNNNNNNNNNNNNNNNNNNNNNNNNNNNNNNNNNNNNNNNNNNNNNNNNNNNNNNNNNNNNNNNNNNNNNNNNNNNNNNNNNNNNNNNNNNNNNNNNNNNNNNNNNNNNNNNNNNNNNNNNNNNNNNNNNNNNNNNNNNNNNNNNNNNNNNNNNNNNNNNNNNNNNNNNNNNNNNNNNNNNNNNNNNNNNNNNNNNNNNNNNNNNNNNNNNNNNNNNNNNNNNNNNNNNNNNNNNNNNNNNNNNNNNNNNNNNNNNNNNNNNNNNNNNNNNNNNNNNNNNNNNNNNNNNNNNNNNNNNNNNNNNNNNNNNNNNNNNNNNNNNNNNNNNNNNNNNNNNNNNNNNNNNNNNNNNNNNNNNNNNNNNNNNNNNNNNNNNNNNNNNNNNNNNNNNNNNNNNNNNNNNNNNNNNNNNNNNNNNNNNNNNNNNNNNNNNNNNNNNNNNNNNNNNNNNNNNNNNNNNNNNNNNNNNNNNNNNNNNNNNNNNNNNNNNNNNNNNNNNNNNNNNNNNNNNNNNNNNNNNNNNNNNNNNNNNNNNNNNNNNNNNNNNNNNNNNNNNNNNNNNNNNNNNNNNNNNNNNNNNNNNNNNNNNNNNNNNNNNNNNNNNNNNNNNNNNNNNNNNNNNNNNNNNNNNNNNNNNNNNNNNNNNNNNNNNNNNNNNNNNNNNNNNNNNNNNNNNNNNNNNNNNNNNNNNNNNNNNNNNNNNNNNNNNNNNNNNNNNNNNNNNNNNNNNNNNNNNNNNNNNNNNNNNNNNNNNNNNNNNNNNNNNNNNNNNNNNNNNNNNNNNNNNNNNNNNNNNNNNNNNNNNNNNNNNNNNNNNNNNNNNNNNNNNNNNNNNNNNNNNNNNNNNNNNNNNNNNNNNNNNNNNNNNNNNNNNNNNNNNNNNNNNNNNNNNNNNNNNNNNNNNNNNNNNNNNNNNNNNNNNNNNNNNNNNNNNNNNNNNNNNNNNNNNNNNNNNNNNNNNNNNNNNNNNNNNNNNNNNNNNNNNNNNNNNNNNNNNNNNNNNNNNNNNNNNNNNNNNNNN is a genomic window containing:
- the LOC104749020 gene encoding uncharacterized protein LOC104749020; the protein is MNTKNNVVEVSPFFLFEASGDSESHHQEEHGHEGDDSKGREDHGDDAESCRCEPSSTSQRTRRSTDLDLVGQKEEEGEVAGENEDHDDGEGEVNSYRRWSERRDRDSSSTGSEERLVSEIEKNRVFWEACLAS